The segment CAATTTCAAATCTTGAATTAGGTTACCTTACACTTTCAGAAAGCTCTATCGAATATGGCATAGGTATAACCAATGCCTCTGCAACAAACGGAGCACAAAAAAACACTTTTTCCAATCTCAAAATAACTCTTAACAGAAGCAACACTAGTTCTCGTGGAGTTTATCAAAATGTTGCTGTTACGCCGACATCAGCAGCTGGTGCCAACTCCAACAACATTTATTCTCAAATCAGCATTCAAAACAGTTACCATGGAATTCAATGCACAGGAAACTCTACATATCCTGATTTAAATACTCTGATTGAAAACTGTACTATTGGCGCAACAATTTCATCGGATATTGGAAATGGAACATCAGCTGTAAACGGAATTCGTCTTACTTCTCAATCAGGTTTTATTGTCAGAAAAAATACTATCCGGAATCTAAACGTCACCGGTGGTTCTAACGTGTTCGCCATATATGCTGAAAATGCTGCCGGAAATAACCTTATCGAGGGCAATTATGTCTACAATATTAGCTCTACATCCACTTCTACATCAGCCGTGCTTCATGGAATTCGTGTTGATGGCGTGGCAGGTTCTTCAACCAACGTTCAGAATAATCTCATTTATGGGTTCAGTCATGCAATTTCTACACCTTCCACTACCATTGTGGCTCGAGGATTATCTGCAAACGTAGGTACGACAACCGGCACAGTTAATTTCTACCATAATACCGTACATCTTGATATGAATGCTGCATCATCCAACACTGCTCTTGCTTTGAACAACGGCACGGTCAGAGTGGTAAATAACATTTTTAGTAACCTTTCTGCAACCAACTCTGGTTCCAAACGTTATCTGATTTATCGTTCAGGAGGAACTCTTACTTCTAATTATAACGATTTATACATCCCAGTTGGCACCAATAATTTTGTGGGTTATTTTACAGCAGACCGTGCAACACTTTTAGATTGGCAGACTGCATCCGGACAAGATGCTAATTCCTTTAATACTGACCCTCTCTATACTTCTTTATTTCCTGGTAACTATAATTTCAGGCCAATGAACCCAGACATAGATAACAAAGGAACTTCATCTTTGGGAATCACGACAGATATTGAAGATCAACCACGTTCTCCAACAAATCCTGACTTGGGAGCATACGAATTTAATGCACCTACCTGCCTTCGTCCCACATCTATTAACGTGTCTAACATCACTACATCCACTGCTGACGTATCATGGGTAGGCACATCAACTAATTATCAAGTTAGCTATGGTTTATCTCCCATTACTCCTGATTATGGAAATAAAATTTATGTCTTTAACAGTTCTACGACTACCTTAACAGGACTTCAGCATTCATCATTTTACGATGTGTATGTGCGTAGTATATGCGGACCTGGAGACACTAGCATTTGGTTTGGTCCCCTGACGTTTCAGACTGCTTGTGGTGTCTTTAATTTACCTTATCTTCAATTTATCCCCACCTCCTCGTGGCCACTATGTTTTACCCAAACTCCTTTAAGTGGTGATCGATGGAATGTAAACAACACTTCCAATGCAGGAGGAACTCCATATGAATTTAGATGTTCATACGTTAATGCTAGTGGTACTTCACGTCTAATTAGTCCGTCCCTGGATTTAAGCTCTGCCAACCATCCTTACCTGTCCTTTAGACATTTCTTAGATGATTATTCCTACACATCGACGGCAACCTTGAAAATCCAGTCAAGTTCTGATAACGGCAACACATGGGTCGATGAAGCCATTTTGTACGTAGCAGGCAATGGTCAAAATCGTGGACCAGAAATTCTCTACATACCCCTTACAAATATCAGTCCAAACACCAAAGTTGCATGGACTATTACTGGGCACCATTATGCCTTTGATTATTGGTATGTAGATAATATTCGCATTTTCGATGCTGTGTTTCCAACCGTTAATCCTAATCCCTTTATATACTCCCATCTCTTACCCACCCATGCCACCACTTCCATCACATGGAACGATGCAACTCAATTGAAATATGTCATCAACCTCAGCGCCAACGATACTCTTGCACCAAATACGGAATTTACGCTGATAGGTAGCCAACTTACTATTTTAAATTCTTATCTCCAAAATTATCTACCTAGTCTCAATGATACGATTAACTTCCTCCTTGTATTCAATGTGGGAACTGCCAACTTTATGGTTGTTGATCAACCTGTTTATGCTACCATCAATCCCTCCTTTGGGTATTTTAGATTAGGAATTCCTCAAAATGTCGGCACACAAATTACATGGAACCAGGAAAACATGATTACATCTATTGTGAATATAGTTACCAATGACACATTGCAAGCCAATTTAGATTATATTTTATCAAGTGACTTTTTGGAATTTCAAGCTTCTTACATCAGTGCTAATATAGAATTTCGAGATACGCTAAAACTCAGAATTAAATTTAATGAAAGCATTAGCAATTTCTATATCATAGATACTTCTCTTACACCTGAAGTCTATCCAAACACTTATTATTTCAAGTTTGTGAATCCACTACCTGTTTATTTTAATTTTAACCCAAATGACGCAACAAATATTGACTATATCATCAATCTAACTGACAATGATACCCTAGAGCATAATGTTGATTATGAATATACGGTGAATAATTATACGAACTGGGGTTACGTATTAATTTACCACAACTATCTTTCTAATTACTTAACCTATCCAAATGATTCTTTGATTCTTAGAGTTAAATTCAATATAGGATATTTCGATATTAAAATTGTTGACAACACTACTTTTGCAAGTATTTATCCAACTGTCAGGAATTTCTCTCTTGCTTATCCTCAAAATCTTTTCTTTCAAATTAATCTGAATGATGAACTTTACCTACATCGTATTATCAACACCACCAACAATGATACTTTAATGCTATATCACGATTATCTCGTTAGTGGTACAACTCTTTATATTTTCGCTTCATACATAAGTTCTAGGATACAAGCAGGTGGTCAACTTAATTTGAGTGTTAAATTTAGCACAAGTACTTCCAACATAACTATTAATGAGGTTTCTATTTTACCATACATTTATCCGGATCAAGCCTATTACAACATTTCAGTTTTAAACAACGTAAAATCTCGTATAATATGGAACGATGCTTCCTATGTCCTTAAAGTCAAAAACCTTTCCAATAATTCCTTCTTGCAAGATCCTGATTACGACGTCATCGGCGACACCCTCTTCATCAACGCTTCCTACCTCTCCTCCATCTTCACCTCGTCCGGTCAAACCAAAGCCTTCGAAATTACCTTCAACATTGGAAAAGATACTCTCTTCATCACATCTAAACAATCTCCCTATATCGATCCCAATCCGATGGTTTATTACTATCAAATTCCAAGCGAACTGCGTGGCAAAATCTTCTGGAATGACGCATCCTCCATCACCTCTATCCACGAAAATCCATCCAACCCTCTCGTCCTCAACCAGCATTACAAAATCTCTAACGACACCCTCATCTTCCTGCCATCCTACCTCACTTCCAGATTCACAGGTGTCGATACCGCTCATCTGACAGTGGTCTTTAACACAAGCAACTATAATCTAACCATTTATAGTAAAAAAACTATTTTACCTGCTTACGTCAATCCTAGCAATACCACTTTCGACTTAAGTTTAAACAAGCCTGCCAGAACTAACATTTTCTGGAACGATGCTTCCTATGTCCTTAAAGTCAAAAACCTTTCCAATAATTCCTTCTTGCAAGATCCTGACTTCGACGTCATCGGCGACACCCTCTTCATCAACGCTTCCTACCTCTTCTCCATCTTCACTTCGTCCGGTCAAACCAAAGCCTTCGAAATCACCTTTGATATCGGAAAAGATACGCTATTCATCACATCCAAACAGTCTCCCTACATCACCCCTAACCCTATGGTTTATTACTACGAAGTTCCAAGTGAACTACGTGGCATAATTTCCTGGAACGACGCTTCTTCCATCACCTCCATCTACGAAAATCCATCCAATCCTCTCGTTCTTGGCCAGCATTACG is part of the Bacteroidales bacterium genome and harbors:
- a CDS encoding T9SS type A sorting domain-containing protein, which codes for MKKQLFILMATWSLFVFTQHVVLIDPQGDGGFELGNNFPSNGWTVVNGSQTNYWIIGTNAGSPYGSAAFITNNGSDNAYNTSATSVVHFYRDITFPAGFTDIQLTFWIRGYGESTFDRLRVYLVDPSTTPVAGTELTTGQIGLPNYNLQPAWIKVGIPIPSTFAGTTRRLVFSWRNDNSLGTQPPIAIDNISLIAQIPISFNGSYTIDRNLPAGGGNFSSIIDAILSLNAGTITGNSSFYIQDGQTFTEILPPITNSHPTFSVTFTSSSTLPAKILSGGFSGTTDAIISLVGADNITISNLELGYLTLSESSIEYGIGITNASATNGAQKNTFSNLKITLNRSNTSSRGVYQNVAVTPTSAAGANSNNIYSQISIQNSYHGIQCTGNSTYPDLNTLIENCTIGATISSDIGNGTSAVNGIRLTSQSGFIVRKNTIRNLNVTGGSNVFAIYAENAAGNNLIEGNYVYNISSTSTSTSAVLHGIRVDGVAGSSTNVQNNLIYGFSHAISTPSTTIVARGLSANVGTTTGTVNFYHNTVHLDMNAASSNTALALNNGTVRVVNNIFSNLSATNSGSKRYLIYRSGGTLTSNYNDLYIPVGTNNFVGYFTADRATLLDWQTASGQDANSFNTDPLYTSLFPGNYNFRPMNPDIDNKGTSSLGITTDIEDQPRSPTNPDLGAYEFNAPTCLRPTSINVSNITTSTADVSWVGTSTNYQVSYGLSPITPDYGNKIYVFNSSTTTLTGLQHSSFYDVYVRSICGPGDTSIWFGPLTFQTACGVFNLPYLQFIPTSSWPLCFTQTPLSGDRWNVNNTSNAGGTPYEFRCSYVNASGTSRLISPSLDLSSANHPYLSFRHFLDDYSYTSTATLKIQSSSDNGNTWVDEAILYVAGNGQNRGPEILYIPLTNISPNTKVAWTITGHHYAFDYWYVDNIRIFDAVFPTVNPNPFIYSHLLPTHATTSITWNDATQLKYVINLSANDTLAPNTEFTLIGSQLTILNSYLQNYLPSLNDTINFLLVFNVGTANFMVVDQPVYATINPSFGYFRLGIPQNVGTQITWNQENMITSIVNIVTNDTLQANLDYILSSDFLEFQASYISANIEFRDTLKLRIKFNESISNFYIIDTSLTPEVYPNTYYFKFVNPLPVYFNFNPNDATNIDYIINLTDNDTLEHNVDYEYTVNNYTNWGYVLIYHNYLSNYLTYPNDSLILRVKFNIGYFDIKIVDNTTFASIYPTVRNFSLAYPQNLFFQINLNDELYLHRIINTTNNDTLMLYHDYLVSGTTLYIFASYISSRIQAGGQLNLSVKFSTSTSNITINEVSILPYIYPDQAYYNISVLNNVKSRIIWNDASYVLKVKNLSNNSFLQDPDYDVIGDTLFINASYLSSIFTSSGQTKAFEITFNIGKDTLFITSKQSPYIDPNPMVYYYQIPSELRGKIFWNDASSITSIHENPSNPLVLNQHYKISNDTLIFLPSYLTSRFTGVDTAHLTVVFNTSNYNLTIYSKKTILPAYVNPSNTTFDLSLNKPARTNIFWNDASYVLKVKNLSNNSFLQDPDFDVIGDTLFINASYLFSIFTSSGQTKAFEITFDIGKDTLFITSKQSPYITPNPMVYYYEVPSELRGIISWNDASSITSIYENPSNPLVLGQHYEISVDTLIFLPSYLSARFTSNDTVDYTIIFNTDNYVLRIISTKFTNVENYEAIVRLYPNPASEEISVEVPQEANVEIWNIVGQLIMSARVEQRSTFNISHLQEGTYFMKVNSTGFTKTLPFIIKR